A window of the Diospyros lotus cultivar Yz01 unplaced genomic scaffold, ASM1463336v1 superscaf1, whole genome shotgun sequence genome harbors these coding sequences:
- the LOC127793014 gene encoding uncharacterized protein LOC127793014 isoform X2, which yields MANSSMASTLKAYWLPMVLFASSVFYQLIVLPRSYPPSHYDVLGIERFSSIEEVTEAYDKLASKWNSGTEVPATTDFIKIRHAFELLTNPIWKRDYDIFGIDEHVHVVEQAKEKYGKTRFTEIDLPLLEAVSFDPGDNIFNAATHENFLSKFQNSKGLLIQIFSFGSHQCTRFSNNWKGITFLLGGVADTGMVELREVHIAKYLAEKTFTGQPFFKGGLPSLVAFPPGCNTSSCLLRYEGELSVDAVTDWFASIILSLPRILYYSKDSLAPRFLAKSKPHKVKVIFFSETGERANPFVRQAALKYWPYAAFASVPWREEESSFWWNALGVESAPAIVFLKEPGVKPIVYHGAANNSWLLNIMEKNKHHELPQLRSITSMELGCDARGYSRAGRETMIWYCVMLIGRLSPELNKMRETMRRIQQMLLNDDNLDTGDNDQLLSAAVALKEKRLTFTWLDGEAQQRYCSFHIQTANSYETCGPRRDIIDVHQLVIVRYKRNDAEDNGKIEKKPQNIFEAFHKEDVDPASQLVARYNGSEEIPEIIRWMSQIIEDGDSRDLPFFRAKAPALVPEDADPIWSVGGRSILSTWTGMKRKISSFIHAIHSSLGDPRIGPILLLVALLSFGNIWLRRSQSTHPSQSNRQTQPSRTDENKPRQSRKPRSVPYQDIPPSITDLEPKDAYQLPLSGSDSE from the exons ATGGCGAATTCGTCAATGGCGTCGACGCTGAAGGCGTACTGGCTTCCAATGGTGCTCTTCGCGTCCTCCGTTTTCTATCAGCTCATCGTCCTGCCGCGTTCTTACCCTCCTTCTCACTACGACG TTTTGGGGATCGAAAGGTTTAGTTCAATCGAGGAAGTCACAGAAGCCTACGATAAGCTAGCGTCTAAGTG GAACTCAGGCACAGAAGTTCCAGCTACCACTGATTTTATTAAG ATTCGACATGCTTTTGAGCTGCTGACAAATCCAATATGGAAGAGGGACTATGACATATTTGGTATTGATGAGCACGTT CATGTTGTTGAACAGGCCAAGGAGAAGTATGGCAAGACAAGGTTTACTGAAATTGACCTTCCCTTGCTTGAGGCTGTTTCTTTTG ATCCAggagataatatttttaatgccGCCACACACGAGAACTTTCTTTCCAAGTTTCAGAATTCAAAGGGATTGCTGATTCAG ATATTTTCGTTTGGGAGCCACCAGTGCACACGGTTTTCTAATAACTGGAAAGGAATTA CTTTTTTGTTGGGCGGGGTAGCAGATACTGGAATGGTTGAACTTAGAGAAGTTCATATTGCTAAGTATCTTGCTGAGAAGACATTTACGGGGCAGCCTTTTTTTAAAGGAG GCTTGCCTTCTCTGGTTGCATTCCCACCTGGATGTAACACTTCAAGTTGTCTTCTTAG gtATGAGGGAGAGCTTTCTGTTGATGCTGTTACTGATTGGTTTGCTAGCATAATTCTAAGTTTGCCTCGTATTCTATACTACTCAAAGGATTCCTTG GCACCGCGTTTTCTTGCAAAGAGCAAACCTCATAAG GTGAAAGTCATTTTCTTCTCGGAAACAGGGGAGCGTGCAAATCCATTTGTGCGTCAAGCCGCTCTAAAGTATTGGCCTTATGCTGCCTTTGCGTCTGTGCCATGGCGAGAAGAAGAATCTTCCTTTTGGTGGAATGC GCTTGGAGTGGAATCTGCACCTGCAATTGTATTCTTGAAAGAACCTGGTGTGAAACCAATAGTGTACCATG GAGCGGCCAACAATTCATGGCTTTTGAATATCATGGAAAAGAATAAACATCATG aGCTACCTCAATTAAGGAGCATCACATCTATGGAGCTAGGTTGTGATGCACGTGGATATTCTCGTGCTGGGAGGGAAACCATGATCTGGTACTGTGTTATGCTTATAGGAAGACTAAGCCCAGAACTCAACAAAATGCGTGAA ACCATGCGCAGAATCCAACAAATGCTGTTAAATGATGACAACTTAGACACAGGTGATAATGATCAATTATTGTCAGCAGCTGTTGCACTAAAGGAAAAGAGGTTGACGTTTACTTGGCTTGATGGAGAAGCCCAGCAA aGATACTGTTCTTTCCACATTCAGACAGCAAACAGCTATGAAACATGTGGCCCTAGAAGGGATATAATAGATGTACATCAGTTAGTTATTGTACGTTACAAAAGGAATGACGCAGAAGATAATGGAAAAATCGAGAAAAAGCCACAAAACATATTTGAGGCATTTCACAAGGAAGATGTTGATCCTGCATCACAACTTGTGGCAAGGTACAACGGCTCAGAAGAAATTCCAGAG ATCATCAGGTGGATGTCTCAAATAATCGAAGATGGTGACTCTAGGGATCTACCCTTTTTT AGAGCCAAAGCTCCTGCGCTTGTTCCAGAAGATGCAGATCCAATTTGGTCGGTTGGTGGCAGAAGCATTCTGTCCACATGGACAGGAATGAAACGGAAAATAAGCAGCTTCATCCATGCAATCCACAGTAGCCTCGGAGATCCAAGGATTGGCCCAATCTTGCTTTTGGTAGCACTATTGTCTTTTGGCAATATCTGGCTCCGAAGGAGCCAATCAACTCATCCAAGTCAATCAAACCGTCAAACTCAACCAAGCAGAACA GATGAAAACAAACCAAGGCAGAGCCGCAAACCCAGAAGTGTGCCATACCAAGATATTCCTCCTTCCATCACTGACTTAGAGCCAAAAGATGCATACCAGTTGCCGCTTTCGGGTTCTGACTCTGAGTAG
- the LOC127792826 gene encoding NAC domain-containing protein 100, whose translation MENFPGLGKEEEHMELPPGFRFHPTDEELITHYLSKKVLDSNFSARAIGEVDLNKVEPWDLPWKAKMGEKEWYFFCVRDKKYPTGLRTNRATAAGYWKATGKDKEIFRGKSLVGMKKTLVFYRGRAPKGEKTNWVMHEYRLEGKFSVQNLPKTAKNEWVICRIFKKSSGGKKIHIPGFPRANSIGDELGPVLPPLMDSSPYGNRAKAAQASESVHVSCFSNPIDYINNPLFAAAASNPPEIFPRIPQIPNSLYSVQAPPIQSNLQFQPSLSMQDQAILRGFLESYGPAAKPNLKTEKDMISASQETGLSNDMNTEISSVISNVEMRRRPFEDHEAPSTSAGPVDLDYLWSY comes from the exons atggaaaattttCCTGGGCTGGGAAAGGAGGAAGAACACATGGAGTTGCCACCTGGGTTTCGATTTCACCCCACCGACGAAGAGCTGATCACACACTATTTATCCAAGAAGGTTCTGGACAGCAACTTCTCGGCGAGAGCGATCGGAGAGGTGGACTTGAACAAGGTTGAGCCTTGGGATTTGCCAT GGAAAGCGAAAATGGGGGAGAAAGAGTGGTACTTTTTCTGTGTGAGGGACAAGAAATACCCAACTGGGTTGAGGACGAACAGGGCCACGGCTGCTGGGTACTGGAAAGCCACCGGAAAAGACAAGGAAATTTTCCGGGGAAAATCCCTGGTTGGCATGAAGAAAACCCTGGTTTTCTACCGGGGCAGAGCTCCCAAAGGCGAGAAAACCAATTGGGTCATGCACGAATACAGATTGGAAGGCAAATTCTCCGTTCAAAACCTCCCCAAAACTGCCAAG AATGAGTGGGTGATCTGTAGGATTTTTAAGAAGAGTTCCGGCGGGAAGAAAATCCATATCCCGGGGTTTCCGAGGGCGAATTCGATCGGAGACGAACTGGGACCTGTCCTGCCGCCATTGATGGACTCTTCACCTTACGGAAACAGAGCCAAAGCTGCTCAAGCTTCCGAATCAGTCCACGTGTCCTGCTTCTCCAATCCCATTGATTACATCAACAATCCCCTATTCGCCGCCGCCGCTTCCAACCCTCCAGAAATTTTCCCGAGAATCCCCCAAATTCCAAATTCGCTCTACTCGGTCCAAGCCCCTCCTATTCAATCCAATCTCCAGTTCCAGCCGTCGCTCTCAATGCAGGACCAGGCGATTCTGAGGGGATTTCTCGAAAGCTACGGCCCGGCCGCGAAGCCGAATCTGAAAACGGAGAAGGACATGATCAGCGCCTCACAGGAAACGGGCTTGAGCAACGACATGAACACTGAGATCTCGTCGGTGATTTCGAACGTCGAGATGAGGCGGCGGCCGTTTGAGGATCATGAAGCTCCGTCGACTTCGGCGGGGCCGGTCGACCTCGATTATCTCTGGAGTTATTGA
- the LOC127793014 gene encoding uncharacterized protein LOC127793014 isoform X1: MANSSMASTLKAYWLPMVLFASSVFYQLIVLPRSYPPSHYDVLGIERFSSIEEVTEAYDKLASKWNSGTEVPATTDFIKIRHAFELLTNPIWKRDYDIFGIDEHVHVVEQAKEKYGKTRFTEIDLPLLEAVSFDPGDNIFNAATHENFLSKFQNSKGLLIQNLIQIFSFGSHQCTRFSNNWKGITFLLGGVADTGMVELREVHIAKYLAEKTFTGQPFFKGGLPSLVAFPPGCNTSSCLLRYEGELSVDAVTDWFASIILSLPRILYYSKDSLAPRFLAKSKPHKVKVIFFSETGERANPFVRQAALKYWPYAAFASVPWREEESSFWWNALGVESAPAIVFLKEPGVKPIVYHGAANNSWLLNIMEKNKHHELPQLRSITSMELGCDARGYSRAGRETMIWYCVMLIGRLSPELNKMRETMRRIQQMLLNDDNLDTGDNDQLLSAAVALKEKRLTFTWLDGEAQQRYCSFHIQTANSYETCGPRRDIIDVHQLVIVRYKRNDAEDNGKIEKKPQNIFEAFHKEDVDPASQLVARYNGSEEIPEIIRWMSQIIEDGDSRDLPFFRAKAPALVPEDADPIWSVGGRSILSTWTGMKRKISSFIHAIHSSLGDPRIGPILLLVALLSFGNIWLRRSQSTHPSQSNRQTQPSRTDENKPRQSRKPRSVPYQDIPPSITDLEPKDAYQLPLSGSDSE, translated from the exons ATGGCGAATTCGTCAATGGCGTCGACGCTGAAGGCGTACTGGCTTCCAATGGTGCTCTTCGCGTCCTCCGTTTTCTATCAGCTCATCGTCCTGCCGCGTTCTTACCCTCCTTCTCACTACGACG TTTTGGGGATCGAAAGGTTTAGTTCAATCGAGGAAGTCACAGAAGCCTACGATAAGCTAGCGTCTAAGTG GAACTCAGGCACAGAAGTTCCAGCTACCACTGATTTTATTAAG ATTCGACATGCTTTTGAGCTGCTGACAAATCCAATATGGAAGAGGGACTATGACATATTTGGTATTGATGAGCACGTT CATGTTGTTGAACAGGCCAAGGAGAAGTATGGCAAGACAAGGTTTACTGAAATTGACCTTCCCTTGCTTGAGGCTGTTTCTTTTG ATCCAggagataatatttttaatgccGCCACACACGAGAACTTTCTTTCCAAGTTTCAGAATTCAAAGGGATTGCTGATTCAG AATCTTATTCAGATATTTTCGTTTGGGAGCCACCAGTGCACACGGTTTTCTAATAACTGGAAAGGAATTA CTTTTTTGTTGGGCGGGGTAGCAGATACTGGAATGGTTGAACTTAGAGAAGTTCATATTGCTAAGTATCTTGCTGAGAAGACATTTACGGGGCAGCCTTTTTTTAAAGGAG GCTTGCCTTCTCTGGTTGCATTCCCACCTGGATGTAACACTTCAAGTTGTCTTCTTAG gtATGAGGGAGAGCTTTCTGTTGATGCTGTTACTGATTGGTTTGCTAGCATAATTCTAAGTTTGCCTCGTATTCTATACTACTCAAAGGATTCCTTG GCACCGCGTTTTCTTGCAAAGAGCAAACCTCATAAG GTGAAAGTCATTTTCTTCTCGGAAACAGGGGAGCGTGCAAATCCATTTGTGCGTCAAGCCGCTCTAAAGTATTGGCCTTATGCTGCCTTTGCGTCTGTGCCATGGCGAGAAGAAGAATCTTCCTTTTGGTGGAATGC GCTTGGAGTGGAATCTGCACCTGCAATTGTATTCTTGAAAGAACCTGGTGTGAAACCAATAGTGTACCATG GAGCGGCCAACAATTCATGGCTTTTGAATATCATGGAAAAGAATAAACATCATG aGCTACCTCAATTAAGGAGCATCACATCTATGGAGCTAGGTTGTGATGCACGTGGATATTCTCGTGCTGGGAGGGAAACCATGATCTGGTACTGTGTTATGCTTATAGGAAGACTAAGCCCAGAACTCAACAAAATGCGTGAA ACCATGCGCAGAATCCAACAAATGCTGTTAAATGATGACAACTTAGACACAGGTGATAATGATCAATTATTGTCAGCAGCTGTTGCACTAAAGGAAAAGAGGTTGACGTTTACTTGGCTTGATGGAGAAGCCCAGCAA aGATACTGTTCTTTCCACATTCAGACAGCAAACAGCTATGAAACATGTGGCCCTAGAAGGGATATAATAGATGTACATCAGTTAGTTATTGTACGTTACAAAAGGAATGACGCAGAAGATAATGGAAAAATCGAGAAAAAGCCACAAAACATATTTGAGGCATTTCACAAGGAAGATGTTGATCCTGCATCACAACTTGTGGCAAGGTACAACGGCTCAGAAGAAATTCCAGAG ATCATCAGGTGGATGTCTCAAATAATCGAAGATGGTGACTCTAGGGATCTACCCTTTTTT AGAGCCAAAGCTCCTGCGCTTGTTCCAGAAGATGCAGATCCAATTTGGTCGGTTGGTGGCAGAAGCATTCTGTCCACATGGACAGGAATGAAACGGAAAATAAGCAGCTTCATCCATGCAATCCACAGTAGCCTCGGAGATCCAAGGATTGGCCCAATCTTGCTTTTGGTAGCACTATTGTCTTTTGGCAATATCTGGCTCCGAAGGAGCCAATCAACTCATCCAAGTCAATCAAACCGTCAAACTCAACCAAGCAGAACA GATGAAAACAAACCAAGGCAGAGCCGCAAACCCAGAAGTGTGCCATACCAAGATATTCCTCCTTCCATCACTGACTTAGAGCCAAAAGATGCATACCAGTTGCCGCTTTCGGGTTCTGACTCTGAGTAG